AAATCTACGAGATACCTAAAAAAGAAAATGAAACTCAAACTGAAAAAACTAAAAAAAAGAGCATACCTAAAGAAGAAACCAAAACTGAAGAAACTGAAGAAAAGAAGAAAAATACAAACGAACCCAAAATTATACTTCGCACTATAGATGGCATACATGTAGACATTAAAATATCTGATGTATATACAAGCAATAACTATATATGTTCTAAACAAGCAAAACTAACT
Above is a genomic segment from Borrelia hispanica CRI containing:
- a CDS encoding DUF693 family protein, which produces MEPRLLKYDFKIEFYDQPKIYEIPKKENETQTEKTKKKSIPKEETKTEETEEKKKNTNEPKIILRTIDGIHVDIKISDVYTSNNYICSKQAKLT